The following proteins are encoded in a genomic region of Salvelinus namaycush isolate Seneca chromosome 12, SaNama_1.0, whole genome shotgun sequence:
- the LOC120056835 gene encoding complement component 1 Q subcomponent-binding protein, mitochondrial-like, producing the protein MLKTLFRAVTTAVRISTSTMSSTRALHPLTRSALCSPNSGTIQPFTRSLWMMSNNGAASGYRPKLLSSKGQSPVSCECVSLHTEGDKAFGDFLSDEMKEEKKVQKSKTLPKMSGGWELEQNGTEAKLIRTLSGEKVTVTFNINNSVPPNFEEEAEQVQGQKSAESEPDIVSTPNFVVEVTKPAAKHSLVFDCHYPEDEVSHGEGEEESDIFSIREVSFQPEGDEDWKETSYTLNTESLDWALYDHLMDFLADRGVDNTFADELIELSTAMEHQEYLKFLEDLSGFIKCN; encoded by the exons ATGCTAAAGACGCTTTTCCGAGCGGTGACTACCGCAGTTCGAATTTCTACATCCACAATGTCCTCGACTCGTGCTCTCCATCCTCTTACGAGATCGGCGTTATGCTCTCCAAACTCGGGAACAATCCAGCCTTTCACCCGGTCTCTCTGGATGATGAGCAACAATGGTGCAGCATCGGGGTACAGACCAAAACTCTTAAGTTCAAAGGGACAGAGTCCTGTATCCTGTGAATGTGTGTCGCTACATACGGAAG GAGACAAAGCCTTTGGAGATTTCCTGTCTGATGAAATGAAAGAAGAGAAGAAGGTTCAGAAAAGCAAGACTCTTCCCAAGATGTCTGGAGGGTGGGAGCTAGAGCAGAACGGCACCGAAGCCAAACTCATCAGGACGCTCTCTGGAGAAAA AGTGACTGTCACATTCAACATCAACAACAGTGTTCCCCCTAACTTTGAAGAGGAGGCTGAACAAGTGCAGGGACAGAAGTCGGCAGAAAGTGAG CCAGATATTGTGTCAACACCCAACTTTGTTGTCGAGGTGACGAAACCAGCAGCAAAACATTCCTTGGTGTTTGACTGCCATTATCCTGAAGATGAG GTAAGCCATGGTGAAGGGGAAGAGGAGAGCGACATCTTTTCCATACGCGAGGTCAGTTTCCAGCCGGAGGGAGATGAAGATTGGAAGGAGACGTCCTACACACTCAACACAGAGTCTCTGGACTGG GCTCTGTATGACCACCTGATGGACTTCCTGGCTGACCGGGGGGTTGACAACACGTTTGCTGATGAACTGATTGAGCTGAGCACTGCCATGGAGCATCAGGAGTACCTCAAGTTCCTGGAGGACCTTAGTGGCTTTATCAAATGCAATTAA
- the rpain gene encoding RPA-interacting protein — MDALHRHRSLHKGTTPPWKETYRKRCVDRLKNSRARLLEKYRQMGDGQHCSANGSVFVKEVMEEEWTALQSANRGLPTPWRKDGMEEMYSVMKEYDELAVFEEIQQELMAQELSIIEEYEKSMRFEEQYLNSVVEGLEGERQIICPVCHVHNLTVNSHFTSCPCGLYINTRQSNVTIESLQCLLERSVTEHMEDCLQNPVFSMASNADSSPNLMMSCKACDYLSIVL, encoded by the exons ATGGATGCGTTACACAGACATCGTTCTCTTCACAAGGGGACGACTCCACCATGGAAggaaacctacaggaag CGTTGCGTGGACAGGTTGAAGAACAGCCGAGCTAGGTTACTGGAGAAGTACCGTCAGATGGGAGATGGTCAACACTGCAGCGCCAACGGCTCTGTTTTcgtcaaggaggtgatggaggaggAGTGGACTGCGCTCCAGTCGGCCAACAGAGGGCTGCCCACCCCGTGGCGTAAAGACGGAATGGAAGAG ATGTACAGTGTCATGAAGGAGTATGATGAATTGGCAGTGTTTGAAGAAATCCAACAGGAACTTATGGCTCAAG AGCTCTCCATCATTGAGGAATATGAGAAAAGCATGCGGTTCGAGGAGCAGTACTTGAATTCAGTTGTGGAAGGGCTGGAAGGAGAAAGGCAAATCATCTGTCCCGTATGTCACGT ACACAACCTAACTGTGAACAGCCATTTTACCTCCTGTCCCTGTGGGCTTTACATCAACACAAGG CAAAGCAACGTGACCATCGAGTCTCTGCAGTGTTTGTTGGAGAGGAGTGTAACTGAACACATGGAGGATTGTCTTCAGAACCCAGTCTTCTCCATGGCCTCCAATGCCGATAGCTCTCCAAACCTCATGATGAGCTGCAAG GCTTGTGATTACCTGTCCATAGTGCTGTGA
- the LOC120056746 gene encoding mucin-1-like, with the protein MSSPPVCPQGQICRAEVEKWSSLKCQEPEVMPEEAHMFDLDYFLSDISDTLFTMTQRPCPGANDRHNTYTSNADMIQPGLTPLQPNLDDFVDIPDIFMSYRGQSLERLDQQAGYADFESSSSWPISSVSTRVVTAPQLNVYTQLAQPNLSSDRLSQPSSSNSGPGHQQQDYYIEYHPPSMVSGTIPSYGHQPYPGATISVATTNIQQQGDGTKGRRSSSPNSPHSSSSVHIGRCGSQLQPGSPWSSGIPLLTPIHCQTSTLGHTGFHTGTSHDSAVSAFLTQDSTHTNTPLLIPKTEKLSPVQIYGSEITSLTVSFSGHSGQTSPTNLHSGQMSPTNLHSGQTSPTNLHSGQTSPTNLHSGQTSPTNLHSGQTSPTNLHSGQTSPTNLHSGQTSPTNLHSGQTSPTNLHSGQTSPTNLHSSQTSPTNLHSSQTSPTYLLERESNPESPPGHSKMESNKHEVCHGNLVSWQFVGFAKES; encoded by the exons ATGTCGTCCCCTCCCGTCTGTCCCCAGGGTCAGATCTGTAGAGCGGAGGTGGAGAAATGGTCCAGTCTGAAGTGCCAGGAGCCTGAGGTCATGCCAGAGGAGGCCCACATGTTTGACCTGGACTACTTCCTGTCCGACATCTCCGACACCCTGTTCACCATGACCCAGAGGCCCTGCCCTGGAGCCAATGACCGACACAACA CGTATACCAGCAACGCTGACATGATCCAGCCAGGTCTCACCCCACTGCAGCCCAATCTGGACGACTTTGTGGATATCCCAG ATATCTTTATGAGCTATCGGGGACAGTCGTTGGAGCGGCTGGACCAGCAGGCTGGTTATGCTGACTTTGAGAGCTCCTCAAGTTGGCCTATCTCCTCTGTGTCGACCCGTGTGGTGACCGCTCCTCAGTTAAACGTCTACACACAACTAGCTCAG CCCAACCTCTCATCTGACCGCCTGTCTCAGCCCTCCTCGTCCAACTCAGGCCCTG GTCACCAACAACAGGATTACTACATCGAGTATCATCCTCCCAGCATGGTATCAGGGACCATCCCCTCTTATGGACACCAGCCTTACCCCGGCGCCACCATCTCCGTGGCAACCACTAACATACAACAGCAAGGAGACGGAACCAAAGGTCGCAGGTCAAGCTCTCCCAACTCCCCA CATTCTAGCAGCAGCGTGCATATTGGAAGGTGTGGATCTCAGCTGCAGCCTGGGTCTCCCTGGTCTTCAGGGATCCCACTGCTGACACCAATACACTGCCAGACGTCCACCTTGGGCCACACTGGGTTCCACACTGGCACCTCCCACGATTCTGCTGTCTCTGCCTTCCTCACCCAGGACtcaacccacactaacacaccccTCCTCATCCCCAAGACAGAGAAACTCTCCCCTGTACAGATCTACGGCTCTGAGATAACTAGTTTAACAG TGAGCTTTTCAGGACACTCAGGCCAGACGTCCCCAACCAACCTTCACTCAGGCCAGATGTCCCCAACCAACCTTCACTCAGGCCAGACGTCCCCAACCAACCTTCACTCAGGCCAGACGTCCCCAACCAACCTTCACTCAGGCCAGACGTCCCCAACCAACCTTCACTCAGGCCAGACGTCCCCAACCAACCTTCACTCAGGCCAGACGTCCCCAACCAACCTTCACTCAGGCCAGACGTCCCCAACCAACCTTCACTCAGGCCAGACGTCCCCAACCAACCTTCACTCAGGCCAGACGTCCCCAACCAACCTTCACTCAAGCCAGACGTCCCCAACCAACCTTCACTCAAGCCAGACGTCCCCAACCTACCTTCTAGAGAGGGAATCCAACCCTGAGTCTCCACCTGGACATTCCAAAATGGAGTCAAACAAG